Part of the Desulfohalovibrio reitneri genome is shown below.
GGGAGGAGGCCACCGCCCCAGCCACGGAATCGGCGTTGATGTTGTAGGTGCGGCCTTCGTCGTCCACGCCCACCGGGGCGATGACCGGCACGAAGTTCTCCGCCTGCAGGGAGTGGATGAGGGCGTTGTTGATGGACGTCACTTCGCCCACCTTGCCCAGATCGATGATCTCCGGCGGGGCGTCCCTCTTCTCCAGCACCATCTCCAGCTTGCGAGCGCTGATGAGCTGGCCGTCCTTGCCGGACAGCCCCACCGCCTTGGCGCCCTCCAGGTTCAGCTGGTTGACGATCTGCTTGTTGACCTTGCCCACCAGTACCATCTCCACCACGTCCATGGTGGCCTCGTCCGTGACGCGCAGCCCCTGTTTGTACTCGGAGACGATACCCAGGCGGGAGAGCATGTCCTTGATCTGGGGGCCGCCGCCGTGGACGATGACAGGGTGGATGCCGATGTACTTGAGCAGCACGATGTTCAGGGCGAACTGCTTCTTCAGCTCCTCGTCCACCATGGCGTGCCCGCCATACTTGATGACGATGGTCTGCCCGTGAAAGCGCCGGATGAAGGGCAGGGCCTCGAGGATGATGCGCGCCTGGCGCTCCGCCTTGCGGATTACGGACACGGTGTGTCTCCTTCAGCGGACGGGGCGGCCCCTCCGCGTGCCTCGGTGTTTAGAGGATGTAGCGCGACAGGTCGCGGTCCTCCACCACGTCGCCCAGGTGGTCCAGCACGTATTGCCTGTCCACCACCACCTTGCCGCCGCCCATGTCCGGGGCGGAGTAGGAGAGTTCGGCCAGGATGCGCTCCATGATGGTGTAGAGCCGCCTGGCGCCGATGTTCTCGGTGTCGTTGTTGATTTTCTCCGCCACCGAGGCGATCTCCCGCAGGGCGTCATCGGTGTATTCCAGCTCGATGCCTTCCGTGGCCAGCAGCGCCTTGTACTGCACCGTCAGGGCGTTGGTGGGCTCGGTGAGGATGCGGTAGAATTCCTCGGTGCCCAGATCTGACAACTCCACCCGCAGGGGGAAGCGGCCCTGGAGCTCCGGCACCAGATCCGACGGCTTGGCGTAGTGGAAGGCTCCCGCGGCGATGAACAGGATGTGGTCGGTCTTGATCATGCCGTACTTGGTGTTCACCGAGCAGCCCTCGACCACGGGCAGCAGGTCGCGCTGCACGCCCTGGCGGGAGACGTCCTGCCCCTGGCTGCGCTCGCTGCCCGCGACCTTGTCCAGCTCGTCGATGAAGAGGATGCCGGACTGCTCCACGCGCACCTTGGCTGCTTCGGCGACCTTGTCCATGTCGATGAGGCGGTCGCTCTCCTGCTCGATGAGCAGTTCGCGCGCCTCCTTGACGCTGACCTTGCGCCGCTTCTCCCGTTTGGGAAAAACGCCCTGGAGCATGTCCTTCATCTGGTTGCCCATGTCCTCCATGCCGGGCATGGAGAGCATTTCCAGCTTCGGCCCCTCGGCCGAGACCTCGATTTCCACCTCGCGGTCGTCCAGTTTGCCCTCGCGCAGCATGCGGCGGAACTTCTCGCGGGTTTCGGTGGCGTTTCTGGAGTCGGGCAGGAGGCGGTCGAGCAATTGCTCCTCCGCGGCCTGCTCCGCCTGCGCCCGCACTCGGGTGGACTCCTCCTTCTTGACCAGGTTGACGCCGATCTCCATGAGGTCTCGCACCATGGATTCCACGTCGCGGCCCACATAGCCCACCTCGGTGAACTTGGTGGCCTCCACCTTGAAGAAGGGGGAGCGGGAAAGCTTGGCCAGCCGACGGGCGATCTCGGTCTTGCCCACGCCGGTGGGGCCCATCATGATGATGTTCTTGGGCGCTATCTCGTCGCGCAGGTCCGGGTCGATCTTGCGCCGCCGCCAGCGATTGCGCATGGCGATGGCCACCATGCGCTTGGCTTCGGCCTGTCCCACGATGTAGCGGTCCAGCTCCGAATGGATTTCGCGCGGGGTCAGCGAGGTTTCGCCGTCGCTGGCGCCGCGCAGAACGAAGGAGGGCAGGCCCGGGCCCTGCTCCTGGGGTTGGTTGGGGTCGTTGGCGTCGTTGCTCATCTGTCTATGGTCTCGATGGTCAGTTGGTCGTTGGTGTACACGCACAGTTCCGCGGCCACGCGCATGGACTCCTCGGCCACGGAACGCTTGTCCATGCCGGCGTGGCGGGTCAGGGCGCGGGCGGCGGACAAGGCGAAGGGGCCGCCGGAGCCGATGGCCGCCAAACCGTCATCCGGCTCAATGACGTCGCCGGTGCCGGAGAGCACGAATAGGTGCTCGCCGTCGCTGGCCAGCATGAGCGCCTCCAGGCGGCGCAGGAATTTGTCGGTGCGCCAGTCCTTGGCCAGTTCCACCGAGGCGCGCAGCAGGTTGCCCTTGAATTCGTCCAGCTTGGACTCGAATCGTTCGAAAAGGGTGAAGGCGTCGGCCGTGGCCCCGGCGAAGCCCACCACGACCTTGTCGTGATGGATGCGCCGTACCTTGCGGGCGGAGTGCTTCATGACCACGTTCTGGCCCATGGTCACTTGTCCGTCGCCGGCCACGGCCACGCCGGTCTCGTCCAAAACGGCCACGATTGTGGTGGCCTCGAAGGCGGATTCCATATTTAGTCGTCCTTTTCCGTCTCGGGTTGGCCCAGTGTATGCTCGGCCGTTTCCTTCCACCGCCGCCAGTCCGCCTCGGAGTGCAGAACCATCTCCGCCAGGGAGGCGTCGCCACGCAGAAGGCCCTGTCGCAGTTCCTCCAGGGCGAGGGGGGCGGCCAGATCCACCGGATAGCCGTAGGCGCCGGTGCTGATGGCCGGGAAGGAGACGCTGTCGATACCGTTTTCACCGCACAGCCGCAAGGATTGGGCGTAAGCCGAACGCAGGGTTTCGGCTTCCCCTTGCTCGCCCCCCGAGTAGACCGGCCCCACGGTGTGGATGACGAAATCCGCCCGCATGTCGAAGCCGGGCGTGATGACCGCCTCACCCGGAGGAAGGGGGCCATGCGCCCTGGCGATTTCCTTGCATGCCTCAAGCAGCTTGGGGCCGGCCGCCCGGTGGATGGCGCCGTCCACTCCGCCCCCCCCAGCAGGGACGAGTTGGCCGCGTTGACCACGGCCTGTCGTTCGCTTTGGGTGATGTCGCCCTGGCGGACGACAAGCGTGCCGGAATCGACGGTCCAGGTTGCCTCAGGCATGGCTCGCCTCCTTGGCTGCTTCGGAAGGGCGGAAGGGTTCCAGCCAGTCCGGGTCGATACGCGGCGCGGTCAGGGACAGGCTCATCCGTCCCTGTCGGAGGGATTCGGCCGCTGCCTGGCGCACTTCGTTCAGACTCACTTCCCCGATGCGCCGGGCGGATTCCTCGAAGTCCACGTGGCGGCCGTGGAAGAATACGTTCTTGGCCAGGCGCAGCATGCGCTCCTCGGTGGATTCGGCACCCAGGAGAAGCAGGCCCTGCAGGTGCTCCCTGGCACGGGCCAATTCCTCCCTGGTTACAGCGCCGTTCGCCACCGCAGCCAGTTCGTCCCGCAGCACTTCGATGAGTTCGCCGGTGCGCTTCGGTTTGCCCGCGGCGTAAATCTGCAGTGCGCCGCAGTCCGAGAGGGTGGAGGAACTGGAATACACTGAGTAGGCCAGGCCTCGCCGTTCGCGGATTTCCTGGAAAAGGCGGGAGGACATCTGCCCGCCCAGCAGCGCCGAGAGGCAAGCGAAGGCGTAGCGCCTGTCGTCGCGCATGGAGACGCCGGGTGTGGCAATGAGCACGTGGCTTTGCTCGGTGTCGCGCTCCCGGCTGGAGAAGGTGGGTGTGTACTCGGGAACCTGTGGGGTGGGAGGCTCCTCCCCGCGGGGGAGATCGCCGAAGAAGTGTTCAGCAGCCCGGACCAGCCCTTCCGTGTCCACCGAACCGGCCGCAGACACGATGATGCGGTCAGGAGCGTACTTCCGTTTTCCCCAGCGAAGCAGATCTTCGCGGCTGATGCCGGACACGCTTTCCTCGGTTCCCAGGATTGAGTGGGAGAGGGGGGAGCCGCTCCACATGTCGGCCCAGAAGGCCTCGAAGGCGGCTTCCTCCGGACTTTCCTCCACCATGGCCAGCTCCTGCAGCACCACTCCTTTTTCCAGGTCCAGCTCCGCAGGGTCCAGCCTGGGATTGCGGACCAAGTCGGCCAGCACGTCAAAGGCCTCGGTCTGGCCGTGGTCCACAACCCGGGCGTGGAAGCAGGTCTCCTCGCGCCCGGTGAAGGCGTTGGACAGGCCGCCTAGGCGGTCCAGGGACATGGCGATGTCCAGGGCGCTGCGGGTGGAGGTGCCCTTGAAGGCCATGTGTTCCCACAGGTGTGCCGCGCCTTCCAGGCCCCGCGGCTCGTGGCGCGAGCCCGCCATGACCCACACCCCGAGGGACAGGGAGCGGACATGGTTCATGGGCTCGGCCACGATGCGCAGGCCGTTGTCCAGTCTGTGCAGGATTGGTTCGGCCATCAGGTCCACAGGGGCAGGCCGGTGGGCTCGTCGAAGCCGCGCACCAGTTCTTCGCCGGGCACAGGCTGCACAAAGAGCTCGCAGGCGAAAATCTTGCAGCCCGGCATGGTGTGCCCGCCGATTACGGAGAAGTCGGCGCAGCTCAAAGTGAGGTGCATGTGGGCCATGGGCTGGCCGTCCTTGAGGCTGATGTTGCCGATTCCGGACAGGATTTCCATGTGCTGGTCGAAGGTCTGGCTCTCATAGCGCCGCTCGTCCTGGTGATAATAGCCCAGCACCGCCTTTTCCACGGCGCCGATGCAGGACATGAAGGCTTTGTTCACGCCGCGTTCGCGGCACACGTCGGCGATCGCTTCCAGCATGTCGGCTTCCTTGGGGAGGCGGACGAGAAAAGGTTCCATGAATCGCTCCTAAAGAGGTTAGAGGTACTTGGAAATGTTTTGTTTTGTTTTGTCGAACTTCTCCAGGGATTCTTCGGCCGACTCGTCCTGGGCATGCTTGGCGGCTTGCGAGCGTTGGAATCCGGCACGCTCCAGGTCGCCGGAATAGAGCGCGGCATAGGCCAATTGCAAGTGGCCCTGGAACACATCGCCTGAGGCGCCGTATATTCGCCCCAGGTGGTAGCGGACCTCGCTGTCCTCTGGGAACTCCTCCTTGACCCGCTCCATATATTCGATCGCCTTGGGGTATTCCTTCTGTTCGCCCAGCAGCCGGGCAAGATAGAAAAGGGCCATGAGATCGGAGGGGGCACGGAGATATGCCTTCTGTAAATGGCGTCCGGCCTGTCCGAATTTCCCTTGTTCAAAATGGAAGATGCCCACCTCGCGGTGGATGAGCGGGTCCGCATCATCGCAGGCCAGGGCCTTCCGGAATGATTCGCGTGCCTGGGCCGGACGGTTTTGGCGGCTGCGCACCACGGCCAGCCCCATGTGCTCCAGACACGTGAATGAGGATTGGTCGCCCCGATAGTACCCTTCGGCCAGTGAGGTCTCTGTGTAGCGGCAACGGATGAGGGCCTTGGCGCGTTCGAAACGCTGGTCGCTGTCATCACGCTCCCTGATCTCCTCAGGCAGCCTCTCGATGCGGTCGGTGAGGTAGCCGATGCGCTCCGAAAGCCCGGGGTGGGTGGACATGTAGGTGGGGATCTCGCGCCCGGAGAGGTTTTGCTTTGTGCGCATGACCTCGAAACCGCGCACCAGCCCCCAGGGGGAAAAGCCTGATTCCAACAGGTAGTTCATGCCTACCTGGTCCGCCTCGCGCTCGTGGTCGCGCGAGTAGGAAAGCATGGCGGACAGGGAGGCTGCCTGACTGCCCTGGGCAACGGCAGCGCCCGCGTCGCTGCCCATAAGCGCTCCGGCCAGCGCTCCCACCAGCGAAGCCGCTCCCAGAATCTGCTGCTGGCGTATGCGTTCGGCCAGGTGGCGCTGGGAGACGTGTGCGAATTCGTGGGCCAGCACGCCGGCCAAGTCAGCTTCGTGCTCGAAATGCAGCAGAAGGCCGGAGAAGATGTAAACGTGTCCGGCTGGCCCTGCGAAGGCGTTGAGCATCTTTCCCCGGATGACCTTGGTGGTGATGTCGAAGGGGATGGGCGGCATGGAGGACTTGATGCGACTGGTCAGATCCCGCACGTAGCCTAGCACCACCGGGTCCTTGATGAGCGGCACCTGGGCTTCGACCGCCCGCGCGAACTCCTTGCCCAGCTCCGCCTCCTGACTGATGTCCAGACCGCCGAACAGCGCCTCGGCCCGACGGACGGGCGGGGCCCAGAGCAAGGTGGCGATGAGGAGGCAGGCCACGGTGACGGCGGCCAGGGTGCGGCGTTGGGTCATTGAGTGAGGATAAAGCCCAAGCAGCCGTTAGGCAACGGGGCCGGCAAACGAAAAAGGGGCCCAGTGGGCCCCTTTTTCGCTTCACAAAACCACATCAGGCCTATTTGTTCATCATGTCCAGGAATTCCTTGTTGCTCTTGGTGCCACGCATCTTGTCGAGCAAAAACTCCATGGCGTCCAGGGAGTTCATGGGGGAGAGGACCTTGCGGAGTATCCAGACGCGGTTGAGCACGTCTTCGGGGAGCAAAAGCTCCTCTTTGCGCGTCCCGGAACGGTTCATATCGATGGCCGGGTAGAGGCGTTTCTCCGCCAGGTGGCGGTCCAGGTAGATCTCCATGTTGCCGGTGCCCTTGAACTCCTCGAAGATGACCTCGTCCATGCGGGAGCCGGTGTCGATGAGGGCGGTGGCGATGATGGTTAGGGAGCCGCCGTCCTCGATGTTGCGCGCCGCGCCGAAGAAGCGCTTGGGGCGCTGCAGGGCGTTGGCGTCCAAGCCGCCGGAAAGCACACGGCCGGAGGAGGGGGTGACTGCGTTGTAGGCGCGTCCAAGACGGGTGATGGAATCCAGCAGGATGACCACGTCCTTCTTGCGCTCGACCAGCCGCTTGGCCTTTTCCATTACCATTTCGCAGACCTGCACGTGGCGCTGGGGCGGCTCGTCGAAAGTGGAGGAGACGACCTCGGCGTCCACGGAGCGCTCCATATCCGTGACCTCCTCGGGACGCTCGTCGATGAGCAACACGATAAGATAGGCGTCGGGGGTGTTGGCCCGGATGGACTTGGCGATGGTCTGCAGGAGCATGGTTTTGCCGGTTCGCGGCGGGGCCACGATGAGGCCGCGCTGGCCGGTGCCGATTGGGGCCAGAAGGTCGATGACCCGGGAAGAGTAGTTCTTGTCCCCGTTCTCCATGACGAATCGCTTGTCAGGGTAGATGGGGGTCAGGTTGTCAAAGAGGATGACCTTCTTGGTGGCCTCGGGCGGCTCGAAATCGATATGGGAAACGCGCAGCAGGGCGAAATAGCGCTCGCCCTCCTTGGGAGGACGGATACTGCCGTTGACCGTGTCGCCGGTGCGCAGGCCGAAGCGTCTGATCTGGGAGGGTGAGACGTAGATGTCGTCCGGCCCGGGCATGTAGGAGTACATGGGCGAGCGCAGAAAACCGAACCCGTCCGGCAGTATTTCCAACACGCCCTCGCCGTAAATGGAGCCGTTCTGCGAGGCGCGGTTCTGCAGGAGCGCGAAGATGAGCTCCTGCTTGCGCATGTTGGAGGGGTTTTCGATCTTCAGTTCGTTGGCGAGCTCCATGAGCTCGGGCATGCTCTTGCGCTTGAGGTCGGAGAGGTTCATTCGCACCCTCTATGCTGCGGATGGGTTTGCCGTTTTCCTCGTCCGCACGCGCGCGCCACCAAGGAGTTTGCGGCACGCGTGCAGGCTCTTGTCTGCATACTGGTTGGCAAGACGGAAACGATCAGCGAAAATTGTGTCGTCGGTTTTTCCGGGGCCGCCGGAGCGGCGAACGCTTAGGAGTCGAAGATACCGGTTGGCGGGGAATGCCGGACGTCGACCGAAGGGCAATTACCGCAAAGAGCCAACTGATGCAACCCTTGCGGCGGGATCAGAGTTCGTTTTCTTCTCCCAGCACGTCGCTGAACATGTCGCGGATTTCTTCCTTGACCCCTTCCTGGTCCTTGTCGAGGGCGAAGGACAGTTCGGTGGTCACCAACCCCATGGCCTGCTCCAGAAGCCGCCTCTCGCCGAAGGAAAGCTCCTTGTCCCGGCCGATGAGCAGCAGTTCCTTGAGGACGTAGGCGACGTCGGCCAGGTCGCCGCTCTTGAGCTTTTCGGAATATTCCCTGTAACGCCGGTTCCAGTTCTGCCCGGTGTAGCCTGTGAAGTCCGAACGGTCCTGCAGGATGGAGAGGATGCGCTGTCCCTCGTCCTGGCTGGAAAGGGCGCGCAGGCCGACGTTGGCCGCGTTGGCCACCGGAACCATGAGGGTGACGTTGTTGGCCAGTATGCGGACGATGTAGAAGTCGGCGGTGGCGCCGCCAATCTCCTGAGACTCGACCCGCTCCACCTTGCCGACACCCTGCGCCGGATACACCACGAGTTCGTTTACGTTAAACAACAAAGTCCTCCATTCCAGACGTAGAACGGCCATGTTACACAAAAGCAGTGGGCAAGTCCAACATGGTCCTCGCTAATCGGCCGTCTCCGCGGCCGCGTCGAAGGGGTGAAGGAATTGCTGCGCAGCGGAGAGTCCGCGGCCGAAAAAGAGTGGCAGGGCATCGCGGGCGCGAGCCAGCACTGGCGGCAAAAGCTCCAGTTCAACCGGGGAGAAGGGCGTGAGCACATAGTCCTTGACCTGCCACGACTGTTCCGGCCGTCCGATGCCCACCCGCAGACGCGTGAACGCGTCGGTGCCCAGCTCGTCCACCAGGGAGCGCAAGCCGTTGTGTCCGGCCACGCCGCCGCCTTTCTTGATTTTGAGCCGGCCCAGGGGGAGGTCCATTTCGTCGTGAACCACCAGCACATTCTGGGGTGAAACGCCGTGTTCCTTGCACAGTCGCGCCACAGCCACCCCAGAGCGGTTCATGTAGGTCATGGGCTTGGCCAGCAGGAAGAGCCCACGGTTCTTGGGAACCTTCGGCAGGCTCACGGCGAAGGTTTCGGAGTCGTCCGGCCCAGGCAGTTCTTCAGCGGTGCGGTAGTGTTTCTCCCTCGCCTCGGCCAGCACAGCATCGACAACCATGAAGCCCGCGTTGTGGCGGGTCATGCGGTACTGTTCGCCCGGGTTGCCCAGGCCGACGATCATTCCTGCGAATTCCATGGCGATAAAAAAAGGGCTCCAAGTCGCCTTGGAGCCCTGGGTAAAGCGACTCGTGTAACGGGGTTACTCGCCTGACTCTTCTTCGCCTTCGGCGGATTCCTCGCCCTCGGCGGCCTCTTCACCGGCCTCCTCGGCTTCCTCGGCCTCGAGTTCTTCCTCGGTGGGCTCCATTTGCGGCGGCTGCACGCCCAGCACGGCGAAGTTCTCGTCGTAGTGGATCTCGACGTCCGCGGGCAGCTTGACGTCTTCGATGTTGACCGAGTCGTTGATGTTCAGTTCGCTGACGTCGATCTGAATGGAGTGAGGAGTCTTAAGCGGCAGGCACTCCACGGTGAGATAGTCGTGGAAGAGGGTCAGCACGCCGCCCTCGTTGACGCCCGGAGCTTCGCCGAGGACCTCGACGGGAACGTCCACGAGAGCCTTCTTGGTCAGGTCCACGCCGAAGAAGTCGACGTGAACGAACTGGTTTTTGAAGGGATGGCGCTTGAGTTCGCGGATGAGGGTCGGCTTTTCCAGGCCGCCTTCCACTTTGAGGGTGAAGACGTAGGAGTGGCCCACCTCGCCGTAGACCTTTTCCAGGGCCACGCCGTCCACCTTGACCGGCACGTTCTGACCGGACCCGTCGTAGTAGATGCCCGGGATCAAGCCC
Proteins encoded:
- the argB gene encoding acetylglutamate kinase, whose protein sequence is MSVIRKAERQARIILEALPFIRRFHGQTIVIKYGGHAMVDEELKKQFALNIVLLKYIGIHPVIVHGGGPQIKDMLSRLGIVSEYKQGLRVTDEATMDVVEMVLVGKVNKQIVNQLNLEGAKAVGLSGKDGQLISARKLEMVLEKRDAPPEIIDLGKVGEVTSINNALIHSLQAENFVPVIAPVGVDDEGRTYNINADSVAGAVASSLQARRMILLTDVPGILDHEKERISSMTRAQAVQAIDNGVIQGGMIPKLQCCLEAVESGVEKAHIIDGRVENSIILELFTDQGIGSEIVK
- the hslU gene encoding ATP-dependent protease ATPase subunit HslU; its protein translation is MSNDANDPNQPQEQGPGLPSFVLRGASDGETSLTPREIHSELDRYIVGQAEAKRMVAIAMRNRWRRRKIDPDLRDEIAPKNIIMMGPTGVGKTEIARRLAKLSRSPFFKVEATKFTEVGYVGRDVESMVRDLMEIGVNLVKKEESTRVRAQAEQAAEEQLLDRLLPDSRNATETREKFRRMLREGKLDDREVEIEVSAEGPKLEMLSMPGMEDMGNQMKDMLQGVFPKREKRRKVSVKEARELLIEQESDRLIDMDKVAEAAKVRVEQSGILFIDELDKVAGSERSQGQDVSRQGVQRDLLPVVEGCSVNTKYGMIKTDHILFIAAGAFHYAKPSDLVPELQGRFPLRVELSDLGTEEFYRILTEPTNALTVQYKALLATEGIELEYTDDALREIASVAEKINNDTENIGARRLYTIMERILAELSYSAPDMGGGKVVVDRQYVLDHLGDVVEDRDLSRYIL
- the hslV gene encoding ATP-dependent protease subunit HslV — its product is MESAFEATTIVAVLDETGVAVAGDGQVTMGQNVVMKHSARKVRRIHHDKVVVGFAGATADAFTLFERFESKLDEFKGNLLRASVELAKDWRTDKFLRRLEALMLASDGEHLFVLSGTGDVIEPDDGLAAIGSGGPFALSAARALTRHAGMDKRSVAEESMRVAAELCVYTNDQLTIETIDR
- a CDS encoding macro domain-containing protein produces the protein MDGAIHRAAGPKLLEACKEIARAHGPLPPGEAVITPGFDMRADFVIHTVGPVYSGGEQGEAETLRSAYAQSLRLCGENGIDSVSFPAISTGAYGYPVDLAAPLALEELRQGLLRGDASLAEMVLHSEADWRRWKETAEHTLGQPETEKDD
- a CDS encoding M16 family metallopeptidase, with the translated sequence MAEPILHRLDNGLRIVAEPMNHVRSLSLGVWVMAGSRHEPRGLEGAAHLWEHMAFKGTSTRSALDIAMSLDRLGGLSNAFTGREETCFHARVVDHGQTEAFDVLADLVRNPRLDPAELDLEKGVVLQELAMVEESPEEAAFEAFWADMWSGSPLSHSILGTEESVSGISREDLLRWGKRKYAPDRIIVSAAGSVDTEGLVRAAEHFFGDLPRGEEPPTPQVPEYTPTFSSRERDTEQSHVLIATPGVSMRDDRRYAFACLSALLGGQMSSRLFQEIRERRGLAYSVYSSSSTLSDCGALQIYAAGKPKRTGELIEVLRDELAAVANGAVTREELARAREHLQGLLLLGAESTEERMLRLAKNVFFHGRHVDFEESARRIGEVSLNEVRQAAAESLRQGRMSLSLTAPRIDPDWLEPFRPSEAAKEASHA
- a CDS encoding PPC domain-containing DNA-binding protein, which produces MEPFLVRLPKEADMLEAIADVCRERGVNKAFMSCIGAVEKAVLGYYHQDERRYESQTFDQHMEILSGIGNISLKDGQPMAHMHLTLSCADFSVIGGHTMPGCKIFACELFVQPVPGEELVRGFDEPTGLPLWT
- a CDS encoding M48 family metallopeptidase produces the protein MTQRRTLAAVTVACLLIATLLWAPPVRRAEALFGGLDISQEAELGKEFARAVEAQVPLIKDPVVLGYVRDLTSRIKSSMPPIPFDITTKVIRGKMLNAFAGPAGHVYIFSGLLLHFEHEADLAGVLAHEFAHVSQRHLAERIRQQQILGAASLVGALAGALMGSDAGAAVAQGSQAASLSAMLSYSRDHEREADQVGMNYLLESGFSPWGLVRGFEVMRTKQNLSGREIPTYMSTHPGLSERIGYLTDRIERLPEEIRERDDSDQRFERAKALIRCRYTETSLAEGYYRGDQSSFTCLEHMGLAVVRSRQNRPAQARESFRKALACDDADPLIHREVGIFHFEQGKFGQAGRHLQKAYLRAPSDLMALFYLARLLGEQKEYPKAIEYMERVKEEFPEDSEVRYHLGRIYGASGDVFQGHLQLAYAALYSGDLERAGFQRSQAAKHAQDESAEESLEKFDKTKQNISKYL
- the rho gene encoding transcription termination factor Rho — translated: MNLSDLKRKSMPELMELANELKIENPSNMRKQELIFALLQNRASQNGSIYGEGVLEILPDGFGFLRSPMYSYMPGPDDIYVSPSQIRRFGLRTGDTVNGSIRPPKEGERYFALLRVSHIDFEPPEATKKVILFDNLTPIYPDKRFVMENGDKNYSSRVIDLLAPIGTGQRGLIVAPPRTGKTMLLQTIAKSIRANTPDAYLIVLLIDERPEEVTDMERSVDAEVVSSTFDEPPQRHVQVCEMVMEKAKRLVERKKDVVILLDSITRLGRAYNAVTPSSGRVLSGGLDANALQRPKRFFGAARNIEDGGSLTIIATALIDTGSRMDEVIFEEFKGTGNMEIYLDRHLAEKRLYPAIDMNRSGTRKEELLLPEDVLNRVWILRKVLSPMNSLDAMEFLLDKMRGTKSNKEFLDMMNK
- a CDS encoding CarD family transcriptional regulator, with the protein product MFNVNELVVYPAQGVGKVERVESQEIGGATADFYIVRILANNVTLMVPVANAANVGLRALSSQDEGQRILSILQDRSDFTGYTGQNWNRRYREYSEKLKSGDLADVAYVLKELLLIGRDKELSFGERRLLEQAMGLVTTELSFALDKDQEGVKEEIRDMFSDVLGEENEL
- the pth gene encoding aminoacyl-tRNA hydrolase, producing the protein MEFAGMIVGLGNPGEQYRMTRHNAGFMVVDAVLAEAREKHYRTAEELPGPDDSETFAVSLPKVPKNRGLFLLAKPMTYMNRSGVAVARLCKEHGVSPQNVLVVHDEMDLPLGRLKIKKGGGVAGHNGLRSLVDELGTDAFTRLRVGIGRPEQSWQVKDYVLTPFSPVELELLPPVLARARDALPLFFGRGLSAAQQFLHPFDAAAETAD
- a CDS encoding 50S ribosomal protein L25, with translation MAEQLELTALPREEAGKGACRELRRQGLIPGIYYDGSGQNVPVKVDGVALEKVYGEVGHSYVFTLKVEGGLEKPTLIRELKRHPFKNQFVHVDFFGVDLTKKALVDVPVEVLGEAPGVNEGGVLTLFHDYLTVECLPLKTPHSIQIDVSELNINDSVNIEDVKLPADVEIHYDENFAVLGVQPPQMEPTEEELEAEEAEEAGEEAAEGEESAEGEEESGE